In Streptomyces violaceusniger Tu 4113, one DNA window encodes the following:
- a CDS encoding TetR/AcrR family transcriptional regulator — translation MSAESAAPTPGTVRPGGRTARTRSAVRDAVLTGLAEHGYPGLTVEYVAERSGIHKTTVYRRWGSVEGLVADALDLAGEDAWTPPDTGNLEGDLRALAREVTETFGSAPAAAAPTAFIAAAFQSERAAEALRDFYTERFTRCESVVRRAVDRGEAPSGTDAAAIVRAVSAPLFFRALITREPIDTPLADQTAAAVAAAVRAGAYSPARR, via the coding sequence TTGTCGGCAGAGAGCGCCGCCCCGACACCGGGCACCGTCCGCCCCGGCGGGCGCACCGCGCGCACCCGCTCGGCGGTGCGCGACGCTGTGCTCACCGGCCTCGCCGAGCACGGCTATCCCGGTCTGACCGTGGAGTACGTGGCCGAGCGCTCCGGCATCCACAAGACGACCGTCTACCGGCGCTGGGGCAGCGTCGAGGGGCTTGTGGCGGACGCGCTCGACCTCGCGGGCGAGGACGCCTGGACACCACCCGACACCGGAAACCTGGAGGGCGATCTGCGCGCCCTCGCCCGCGAGGTGACCGAGACCTTCGGCAGCGCGCCGGCCGCCGCCGCGCCGACCGCCTTCATCGCGGCCGCGTTCCAGTCCGAGCGCGCGGCCGAGGCGCTGCGCGACTTCTACACCGAGCGTTTCACCCGCTGCGAATCCGTGGTGCGGCGGGCCGTCGACCGTGGTGAGGCCCCGTCCGGCACCGACGCCGCGGCGATCGTACGCGCCGTCTCCGCACCCCTGTTCTTCCGGGCGCTCATCACCCGTGAGCCCATCGATACGCCGCTCGCCGACCAGACGGCGGCCGCTGTCGCCGCCGCGGTCCGGGCCGGGGCGTATTCCCCCGCCCGCCGGTGA
- a CDS encoding ABC-F family ATP-binding cassette domain-containing protein, with amino-acid sequence MPTQISLRGVTLSRGDRLLLDDVSFAVRPGERIGIVGENGAGKSTLLWLLAGSESPDDGAVATVADGGIGHLGQTPELPPDHTVRDAVDAALAEVRAMERGLRELEADLGGGAPDALAAYGDLLTAFEARGGYEADARVEKALHGLGLGGIGYERRLGSLSGGEQARLGLACLIAAAPEVMLLDEPTNHLDGAALSWLEEALRGHSGTVLAVSHDRVFLERVATAIVEVDADRRTLVRYGGGYGGFVAEQTAARRRWEQAYEEWCAETAALAAAATTVARRVAPGRGMKDGNKLAYDRDKGRVQSSVSSRVRNARERLRRLQEDPVPRPPEPLRFSALPAAGTADGVLIDLHDIRVGERLAVDRLTVAAGERLLVHGANGAGKSTLLRVMAGWETPDAGRAIRRGGIGYLAQEIPVARPRERLLSAFGRGLPGTPEEQGVLLLSYGLFRTDDLHVPVGSLSAGQRRRLALARLLARPADLLLLDEPTNHLALGLVEELEEALAQWTGALVVVSHDRLLRSRFTGRRCEIRGGRFMAEEGDAAPAAASI; translated from the coding sequence GTGCCCACGCAGATCTCACTCCGCGGCGTCACGCTGTCCCGGGGCGACCGGCTGCTGCTCGACGACGTGTCCTTCGCGGTCCGGCCCGGGGAGCGGATCGGCATCGTGGGGGAGAACGGAGCGGGCAAGTCCACCCTCCTGTGGTTGCTGGCCGGGAGCGAGTCACCGGACGATGGTGCTGTGGCGACGGTGGCCGACGGCGGCATCGGTCACCTCGGCCAGACGCCCGAGCTGCCCCCGGACCACACGGTGCGCGACGCGGTGGACGCCGCCCTTGCCGAGGTGCGCGCCATGGAGCGCGGGCTGCGCGAGCTGGAGGCGGATCTCGGCGGCGGCGCCCCCGACGCGCTCGCAGCGTACGGCGATCTGCTGACCGCCTTCGAGGCCCGTGGCGGCTATGAGGCGGACGCCCGGGTGGAGAAGGCACTGCACGGCCTGGGGCTCGGTGGCATCGGGTACGAGCGGCGGCTGGGCAGTCTGTCGGGCGGTGAGCAGGCCCGGCTCGGGCTCGCCTGCCTGATCGCCGCCGCTCCCGAGGTGATGTTGCTGGACGAGCCGACGAACCACCTCGACGGTGCCGCGCTCAGCTGGCTGGAGGAGGCGCTGCGGGGGCATTCGGGCACCGTCCTCGCGGTCTCCCACGACCGGGTCTTCCTGGAGCGGGTGGCGACCGCGATCGTCGAGGTGGACGCCGACCGGCGCACCCTGGTGCGGTACGGCGGGGGGTACGGCGGATTCGTCGCCGAGCAGACCGCCGCGCGCCGCCGGTGGGAGCAGGCGTACGAGGAGTGGTGCGCGGAGACGGCCGCGCTGGCGGCGGCCGCCACCACCGTCGCACGGCGGGTCGCCCCGGGCCGCGGCATGAAGGACGGCAACAAGCTGGCCTACGACCGGGACAAGGGGCGTGTGCAGTCCTCGGTGTCCAGCAGGGTGCGCAACGCCAGGGAGAGGCTGCGCAGACTCCAGGAGGACCCGGTGCCGCGCCCGCCGGAGCCGCTGCGGTTCTCTGCGCTCCCCGCCGCGGGTACGGCGGACGGTGTGCTCATCGACCTCCACGACATCCGCGTGGGGGAGCGGCTGGCGGTCGACCGGCTCACTGTGGCGGCCGGGGAGAGACTGCTCGTCCACGGTGCCAACGGCGCGGGCAAATCCACGCTGCTGCGGGTCATGGCGGGATGGGAGACACCCGATGCGGGCCGGGCGATCCGCCGGGGCGGGATCGGCTATCTCGCCCAGGAGATACCGGTTGCCAGGCCCCGGGAGCGGCTGCTGTCGGCCTTCGGCCGTGGGCTGCCGGGGACACCGGAGGAGCAGGGCGTCCTTCTGCTGTCGTACGGACTGTTCCGCACGGATGATCTCCACGTCCCGGTGGGATCGCTCTCTGCGGGCCAGCGCCGCCGGCTCGCGCTCGCCCGGCTGCTGGCCCGCCCCGCCGATCTGCTGCTGCTCGACGAGCCGACCAACCATCTCGCCCTCGGCCTGGTGGAGGAGCTGGAGGAGGCGCTGGCCCAGTGGACCGGGGCGCTGGTGGTGGTGTCGCACGACCGGCTGCTGCGCAGCCGCTTCACCGGGCGCCGGTGCGAAATACGAGGAGGCCGGTTCATGGCCGAGGAGGGGGATGCGGCACCGGCCGCGGCCTCGATCTAG
- a CDS encoding IS982 family transposase, with amino-acid sequence MTNNLDTLATALYATTDDLLKERPDLAPWRPAVGIAPQLTDAELVTLAMMQAMLGFTSEARWLRHARAHLRHLFPYLPQQPGYNKRLRKAADLLRRITRMLATSTSVWNDDVWTVDSTPVECGRSRETVKRSDLAGWAQYGYCASHSRFFWGLRLHLVCTLQGLPVAFALTGAKADGRETLLDLLAAEPDLLAARPGQTLIGDKHYFGRTFEQELARQGIQLLRPTRKGERQRPGGTLFKPLRQVIESVNETFKGQLDLEQHRGRTPGGVIARVMQRILALTAVIWHNDHTGRATLRSLTSYDH; translated from the coding sequence GTGACGAACAACCTGGACACCCTCGCGACAGCACTCTATGCGACGACCGACGATCTGCTGAAGGAGCGTCCGGACTTGGCGCCGTGGCGGCCGGCCGTGGGGATCGCGCCGCAGCTGACCGACGCCGAGCTGGTCACACTTGCGATGATGCAGGCCATGCTCGGTTTCACCTCCGAGGCCAGGTGGCTCCGGCATGCCCGGGCCCACCTGCGCCACCTCTTCCCGTATCTGCCGCAGCAACCCGGCTACAACAAGCGGCTGCGCAAAGCCGCCGACCTGCTCCGCCGGATCACCCGGATGCTGGCCACCAGCACCTCAGTGTGGAACGACGACGTATGGACCGTGGACTCCACACCCGTGGAATGCGGCCGCTCGCGGGAGACCGTCAAACGCTCCGACCTGGCCGGATGGGCCCAGTACGGCTACTGCGCCAGCCACAGCCGCTTCTTCTGGGGCCTGCGCCTCCACCTGGTGTGCACCCTCCAGGGCCTGCCCGTCGCCTTCGCCCTGACCGGAGCCAAAGCCGACGGACGCGAAACACTGCTGGACCTGCTCGCGGCCGAACCGGACCTCCTCGCCGCCCGGCCCGGCCAGACACTGATCGGCGACAAGCACTACTTCGGCCGCACCTTCGAACAGGAACTCGCCCGGCAGGGCATCCAGTTGCTACGGCCGACCCGCAAGGGCGAACGGCAGCGGCCCGGCGGAACCCTGTTCAAGCCGTTGCGGCAGGTCATCGAGTCGGTCAACGAGACCTTCAAGGGGCAACTCGACCTCGAACAGCACCGAGGGCGCACGCCTGGAGGTGTCATCGCCCGCGTCATGCAGCGAATACTCGCGCTGACCGCCGTGATCTGGCACAACGATCACACCGGACGAGCCACCCTCCGTTCGCTCACCTCGTACGATCACTGA
- a CDS encoding histidine phosphatase family protein translates to MARPRRIVLLRHGESEGNVDDSVYERVPDHALKLTETGRRQATEAGERLRAAFGDERVSIYVSPYRRTHQTLRLLDLDPTRTRVREEPRLREQDWGNWQDREDVRKQMAYRDAYGHFFYRFAQGESGADVYDRVDAFLESLWRSFQDPAHPPNVLLVTHGLTMRLFCMRWLHWNVAEFESLSNPGNGESRALLLSSDGRYHLDRPFERWCTPKPYGRTG, encoded by the coding sequence ATGGCACGACCCCGGCGCATCGTCCTCCTGCGGCACGGAGAATCAGAGGGGAATGTTGATGACTCGGTGTACGAAAGGGTGCCCGACCATGCCCTGAAGCTGACCGAGACCGGGCGTCGGCAGGCGACGGAGGCGGGCGAGCGGCTGCGCGCCGCTTTCGGCGACGAGCGCGTGTCGATCTATGTGTCGCCGTACCGCCGCACCCACCAGACCCTGAGGCTGCTCGATCTCGACCCCACGCGCACCCGGGTCAGGGAGGAGCCGCGGCTGCGGGAGCAGGACTGGGGAAACTGGCAGGACCGCGAGGACGTGCGCAAACAGATGGCGTACCGCGACGCCTACGGACACTTCTTCTACCGGTTCGCGCAGGGTGAGTCGGGCGCCGACGTCTACGACCGGGTGGACGCGTTCCTGGAGAGCCTGTGGCGCAGCTTCCAGGACCCGGCACATCCGCCGAACGTCCTGCTGGTGACCCATGGGCTGACCATGAGGCTGTTCTGCATGCGGTGGCTGCACTGGAACGTCGCCGAATTCGAGTCGCTGTCGAACCCCGGCAACGGCGAATCACGGGCCCTGCTGCTCAGCTCCGACGGGCGCTACCACCTGGACCGGCCCTTTGAACGCTGGTGCACCCCCAAGCCCTACGGCCGCACCGGTTAG
- a CDS encoding ADP-ribosylglycohydrolase family protein translates to MTADRFHRALRSLRGLAVGDALGSQFFVPANYPFLKRRELPPEPWQWTDDTEMACSILAVLVNHGRIDQDHLARSFADHHDFDRGYGPAVNRMLRLIREGGDWRDLAAGLFEGQGSWGNGAAMRIAPLGAWYAGDVEQATHQAEISAYTTHQHREAVAGAMAVAAAAAMVADPAGHGGPEELLDRVVEVVPRSAVQAGLRRARDMLDYADAGTVAAVLGCGRRTSAHDTVPFALWAAARHLGSFEEAFWRTASAGGDVDTTCAIVGGVVAAAAAGAPPADWQDRTEALPEWVPVRAD, encoded by the coding sequence ATGACCGCTGACCGTTTCCATCGGGCTCTTCGGAGTCTGCGCGGGCTGGCCGTGGGCGACGCCCTTGGTTCCCAGTTCTTCGTCCCCGCCAACTATCCGTTCCTCAAGCGCCGCGAGCTGCCGCCCGAGCCCTGGCAGTGGACCGACGACACCGAGATGGCCTGTTCGATCCTGGCCGTCCTGGTGAACCACGGCCGGATCGACCAGGACCATCTCGCCCGGTCCTTCGCCGACCACCATGATTTCGACCGGGGCTACGGCCCCGCCGTGAACCGGATGCTCCGCTTGATCAGGGAGGGCGGCGACTGGCGTGACCTGGCCGCCGGGCTGTTCGAGGGGCAGGGGTCGTGGGGGAACGGCGCCGCCATGCGGATCGCCCCGCTGGGCGCCTGGTACGCGGGCGATGTGGAGCAGGCGACGCATCAGGCGGAGATCTCTGCGTACACCACGCATCAGCACCGTGAGGCCGTGGCGGGAGCCATGGCGGTGGCCGCGGCCGCGGCGATGGTGGCGGATCCGGCGGGCCACGGCGGGCCGGAGGAGCTGCTGGACCGGGTGGTCGAGGTGGTGCCGCGCAGCGCGGTCCAGGCGGGGCTGCGCCGCGCCCGCGACATGCTCGACTACGCGGACGCCGGGACCGTCGCCGCGGTGCTCGGCTGCGGCCGGCGCACCAGCGCCCATGACACCGTGCCGTTCGCCCTGTGGGCGGCCGCCCGCCACCTGGGCTCCTTCGAGGAGGCGTTCTGGCGGACGGCCTCGGCCGGCGGGGACGTGGACACCACCTGCGCCATCGTCGGGGGAGTGGTCGCGGCCGCTGCCGCCGGTGCGCCGCCCGCCGACTGGCAGGACCGCACCGAGGCGCTGCCGGAGTGGGTCCCGGTGCGGGCCGACTGA
- a CDS encoding ribonuclease HII encodes MAYEPPTHSVERSLRATTGAKIVVGIDEVGRGAWAGPVTVCAAVTGLRRPPTGLTDSKLLSPKKRTTLAQELHSWVTAHALGHSSPEEIDGLGMTAALRLAATRALDALPVRPDAVILDGKHDYLGTPWAVRTVIKGDQSCVSVAAASVIAKVRRDAMMAELGAEHMDFCFEDNAGYPSPVHRAALRELGPTPHHRLSWAYMDGLPRWRHLKRVRSTPEPVGLEDEGQLGFDF; translated from the coding sequence ATGGCATATGAACCGCCCACCCACAGTGTCGAGCGCTCGCTTCGCGCCACGACGGGAGCCAAGATCGTCGTCGGTATCGACGAGGTCGGGCGCGGGGCATGGGCCGGTCCGGTGACGGTCTGCGCGGCGGTCACCGGTCTGCGCCGTCCGCCGACCGGGCTCACCGACTCCAAGCTGCTGAGCCCCAAGAAGCGCACGACCCTGGCCCAGGAGTTGCACTCGTGGGTCACCGCGCACGCCCTGGGGCACTCCTCTCCCGAGGAGATCGACGGCCTGGGGATGACGGCCGCCCTCCGGCTCGCCGCCACGCGTGCGCTGGACGCGCTGCCGGTCCGGCCGGACGCGGTGATCCTGGACGGGAAGCACGACTACCTCGGCACTCCCTGGGCGGTCCGTACGGTCATCAAGGGCGATCAGTCCTGTGTGTCCGTCGCCGCCGCCTCGGTGATCGCCAAGGTGCGCCGGGATGCGATGATGGCCGAACTGGGAGCCGAGCACATGGACTTCTGCTTCGAGGACAACGCCGGATATCCGTCCCCCGTGCACCGCGCCGCCCTGCGGGAACTGGGGCCCACGCCCCACCACCGGCTGTCCTGGGCCTATATGGACGGGCTGCCTCGCTGGCGGCACCTGAAGCGGGTCCGCAGCACCCCCGAACCGGTCGGGCTGGAGGACGAAGGCCAACTCGGCTTCGACTTCTGA
- a CDS encoding RecQ family ATP-dependent DNA helicase, whose amino-acid sequence MSDEDLRTSADRVLARLVGDTTGSARLREDQWRAIEALVAERRRALVVQRTGWGKSAVYFVATALLRERGSGPTVIVSPLLALMRNQVEAAARAGIQARTINSANTEEWDTIQAEVAEGGVDVLLVSPERLNNPDFRDQVLPQLAAATGLLVVDEAHCISDWGHDFRPDYRRLRTMLADLPQGVPVLATTATANARVTADVAEQLGTGEGTGRALVLRGPLDRESLRLGVLPLPDAAHRLAWLAEHLDELPGSGIIYTLTVAAAEEVTAFLRQRGHTVASYTGKTENADRQQAEEDLLANRVKALVATSALGMGFDKPDLGFVVHLGSPSSPIAYYQQVGRAGRGVEHAEVLLLPGREDEAIWRYFASLAFPPEEQVRRTLEVLAASDRPVSLPALEPRVELRRSRLEIMLKVLDVDGAVRRVRGGWTATGQPWAYDAERYAWVARQREAEQQAMREYASTGDCRMEFLRRQLDDDKAAPCGRCDNCAGARFTTEVSDASLDAARGELGRPGVEVEPRRMWPTGLPTVGVDLKGRIPADEQAAPGRALGRLSDIGWGNRLRPLLGPQSPDAPVPDDVAGAVVTVLADWAKGPGGWASGAPDAADRPVGVVTVASRTRPQLIRTLGERIATVGRLPLLGSVAYHDGEFDTRVPRTNSAQRLRALHGALTVPPPLAAALAEAGGPVLLVDDMADTGWTLAVASRLLRRAGAAGVFPLVLAVQG is encoded by the coding sequence ATGAGCGACGAAGATCTGCGTACCTCGGCCGACCGCGTCCTGGCCCGCCTCGTAGGGGATACCACCGGCTCCGCCCGGCTCCGGGAGGATCAATGGCGGGCGATCGAGGCGCTGGTCGCCGAGCGCCGCCGTGCGCTCGTCGTGCAGCGCACCGGCTGGGGCAAGTCGGCGGTGTATTTCGTCGCCACCGCGCTGCTGCGCGAGCGCGGCAGCGGTCCGACCGTGATCGTCTCCCCGCTGCTCGCGCTGATGCGCAACCAGGTCGAGGCCGCCGCGCGCGCCGGTATCCAGGCCCGCACCATCAATTCCGCCAACACCGAGGAGTGGGACACCATCCAGGCGGAGGTGGCCGAGGGCGGGGTGGATGTGCTGCTGGTGAGCCCTGAGCGGCTCAACAACCCCGATTTCCGCGACCAGGTGCTGCCACAGCTGGCCGCCGCCACCGGCCTGCTGGTCGTCGACGAGGCGCACTGCATCTCCGACTGGGGCCATGACTTCCGGCCCGACTACCGCAGGCTGCGCACCATGCTCGCCGATCTGCCCCAGGGCGTGCCCGTGCTCGCCACGACCGCGACCGCGAACGCACGGGTCACGGCCGATGTGGCCGAGCAGTTGGGCACCGGTGAAGGGACCGGGCGGGCGCTGGTGCTGCGCGGGCCGCTGGACCGGGAGAGCCTGCGGCTGGGCGTGCTGCCGCTGCCGGACGCCGCGCATCGGCTCGCCTGGCTCGCCGAGCACCTCGATGAGCTGCCGGGCTCCGGGATCATCTACACCCTCACCGTCGCCGCGGCCGAGGAAGTGACCGCGTTCCTGCGCCAGCGCGGCCACACCGTCGCCTCCTACACCGGCAAGACGGAGAACGCGGATCGCCAGCAGGCCGAGGAGGACCTGCTGGCCAACCGGGTCAAGGCGCTGGTCGCCACCTCCGCGCTGGGCATGGGCTTCGACAAGCCGGACCTCGGCTTCGTGGTGCATCTCGGTTCGCCGTCCTCCCCCATCGCCTACTACCAGCAGGTCGGGCGCGCCGGGCGCGGTGTGGAGCACGCCGAGGTGCTGCTCCTGCCCGGCCGCGAGGACGAGGCGATCTGGCGGTATTTCGCTTCGCTCGCCTTCCCGCCCGAGGAGCAGGTGCGCCGCACCCTCGAGGTGCTGGCGGCGTCGGACCGGCCGGTGTCCCTGCCCGCGCTCGAGCCCCGGGTCGAGCTGCGGCGGTCGCGTCTGGAGATCATGCTCAAGGTGCTCGATGTGGACGGCGCGGTGCGGCGTGTGCGTGGCGGCTGGACCGCGACCGGGCAGCCCTGGGCGTATGACGCGGAGCGGTATGCGTGGGTGGCGCGCCAGCGGGAGGCCGAGCAGCAGGCCATGCGGGAGTACGCCTCGACGGGCGACTGCCGGATGGAGTTCCTGCGGCGGCAGTTGGACGATGATAAGGCGGCGCCCTGTGGCCGCTGTGACAACTGCGCGGGGGCCCGGTTCACCACCGAGGTGTCCGACGCCTCGCTGGACGCGGCGCGCGGCGAGCTGGGGCGGCCCGGTGTCGAGGTGGAGCCGCGCCGGATGTGGCCGACCGGGCTGCCCACGGTGGGCGTCGATCTCAAGGGCCGCATTCCGGCGGATGAGCAGGCCGCCCCGGGCCGGGCCCTGGGCCGTCTCTCCGATATCGGCTGGGGAAACCGGCTCCGGCCACTGCTGGGCCCGCAGAGCCCGGACGCCCCGGTGCCCGACGATGTGGCCGGTGCGGTGGTGACGGTGCTCGCCGACTGGGCCAAGGGCCCCGGCGGCTGGGCCTCGGGCGCGCCGGACGCCGCGGACCGCCCGGTGGGCGTGGTCACCGTCGCCTCGCGCACCCGCCCACAGCTGATCCGGACACTCGGCGAACGGATCGCCACCGTCGGCCGGTTGCCGCTGCTCGGGAGCGTCGCGTACCACGACGGCGAATTCGACACCCGGGTGCCGCGCACCAACAGCGCCCAGCGGCTGCGAGCGCTGCACGGCGCGCTGACCGTGCCTCCCCCGCTGGCCGCGGCCCTTGCCGAGGCGGGTGGGCCGGTGCTGCTGGTGGACGACATGGCGGACACCGGCTGGACCTTGGCCGTCGCCTCCCGGCTGCTCCGCCGGGCCGGAGCGGCCGGAGTGTTTCCGCTGGTCCTGGCCGTGCAGGGGTAG
- a CDS encoding DUF4192 domain-containing protein yields MTRHNEAAGLPGEEQVTLRSPAELADALPYVLGFQPDDSIVMIALHGSRGRFGGRLRLGIPRIPEEWPEVCDQLAECLISGSERRGGRPDGVVLFLCQEPAEGESREEAMERLRPLAQRLRTACGGLEVPVFEALCISGGRFWSYVCPDRRCCPPEGVPLALPGTSVMAAAATFAGVQVRGSLREMEARLAPLGAPRADGQERALDAAGAELVPRILDGAESTTVCTQTLGLVGRMLDSFQSAPSAADACAADLHDDRLLDDQEAAAVIIGLQDRRTRDRAAGWMEEVDADAALRLWRALARRCVGSYGEHAAAPLTLAGWVAWSAGDELTARVALGRALRVDPDYLFARLLHQACNEGVHPKLLRQCLRREDSDGADRAERADRAVHAAVHAELERLGDPADAEPLETAGQVDSAEPAERATLAEAEEPAEMEELAEAEEAEESAEAEELAEAEAKEERESAREWPGGTVGPGGKSGPAGAGTPSGRRRPEGRPRARRRTGGRGTRSRR; encoded by the coding sequence ATGACTCGACACAACGAAGCGGCCGGCCTGCCCGGCGAAGAGCAGGTCACCCTCCGCAGCCCGGCCGAGCTCGCCGACGCCCTGCCCTATGTCCTGGGTTTTCAGCCTGACGACAGCATCGTGATGATCGCGCTGCACGGCTCCCGCGGCCGGTTCGGCGGGAGGCTGAGGCTCGGCATTCCCCGGATCCCGGAGGAGTGGCCCGAAGTCTGCGACCAGCTCGCCGAATGCCTGATCAGCGGCAGCGAGCGGCGTGGCGGGCGGCCGGACGGGGTCGTGCTGTTCCTGTGCCAGGAGCCGGCCGAGGGCGAGTCGAGGGAGGAGGCGATGGAGCGGCTGCGGCCACTCGCGCAGCGGCTGCGCACCGCGTGCGGCGGGTTGGAGGTGCCGGTGTTCGAGGCGCTGTGCATCTCCGGCGGCCGGTTCTGGTCCTATGTCTGTCCCGACCGGCGCTGCTGCCCGCCGGAAGGCGTTCCGCTCGCCCTGCCCGGCACCTCGGTCATGGCCGCGGCGGCGACGTTCGCGGGGGTCCAGGTGCGCGGCTCGCTGCGCGAGATGGAGGCCAGGCTCGCCCCGCTCGGCGCACCCCGGGCCGACGGGCAGGAGCGGGCGCTGGACGCGGCCGGGGCCGAGCTCGTGCCAAGGATTCTGGACGGTGCTGAGTCCACGACGGTGTGTACGCAAACCCTCGGTCTGGTGGGCCGCATGCTGGACAGCTTCCAGTCCGCGCCGTCGGCCGCCGACGCGTGTGCGGCCGATCTCCACGATGACCGGCTGCTCGACGATCAGGAGGCGGCCGCGGTGATCATCGGGCTGCAGGACCGACGGACCCGGGACCGGGCGGCCGGATGGATGGAGGAAGTGGACGCCGACGCGGCGCTGCGGCTGTGGCGCGCGCTGGCCCGTCGCTGCGTCGGCTCGTACGGGGAACATGCGGCGGCGCCGCTCACCCTGGCGGGGTGGGTCGCCTGGTCGGCGGGTGATGAGCTCACGGCACGAGTGGCGCTCGGTCGTGCCCTGCGGGTCGATCCCGACTATCTCTTCGCCAGGCTGCTGCACCAGGCGTGCAATGAGGGGGTCCATCCGAAGCTGCTGCGCCAGTGCCTGCGTCGGGAGGACTCCGACGGGGCCGACCGCGCCGAGCGTGCCGACCGCGCTGTGCACGCGGCAGTGCACGCGGAGTTGGAGAGGCTCGGCGACCCGGCGGACGCCGAGCCGTTGGAGACGGCCGGACAGGTCGACTCGGCTGAGCCCGCCGAGCGGGCCACCCTTGCGGAAGCAGAGGAGCCGGCAGAGATGGAGGAGCTGGCGGAGGCGGAGGAGGCGGAGGAGTCGGCGGAGGCGGAGGAACTGGCTGAAGCAGAAGCCAAGGAAGAGCGAGAGTCTGCACGGGAGTGGCCGGGCGGGACGGTGGGCCCGGGTGGGAAGAGCGGCCCGGCCGGGGCGGGCACGCCGAGTGGCAGGCGTCGTCCGGAAGGGCGGCCGCGCGCCCGGCGCCGGACCGGTGGGCGGGGGACGCGCAGCCGCCGCTGA